In the Desulfobacterales bacterium genome, one interval contains:
- a CDS encoding TRAP transporter TatT component family protein, producing MVTFAQGRARLTFPLLFSQSAVSATCAAIIASAFLLGGCSAVFSSYSASATIHMADNLSRSFLNCDDPATVETAAPAYLLMIDSLLIDHPNNESLLLVAVKLYTSYTTAFVKDTQRAKSLSQKGFDYALRAACNRDVKLCKAREMSFDGYTQALSQMTKADLPILYALGAAWANYLEARQGDWRMIAQVPRVEAIMKRVVALNEFYEDGGAHLYLGVFATLVPPALGGRPEIGKAHFERALAISGKKNLMAYVLYARHYAKMLFNRSLHDRLLNEVLSSNPRMDGYILSNMVAQAEARDLLAAADGYF from the coding sequence ATGGTAACATTCGCGCAAGGACGGGCAAGGCTGACGTTTCCCCTCCTTTTTTCTCAATCCGCCGTATCGGCCACCTGTGCCGCCATAATAGCCTCGGCTTTCCTGCTTGGCGGCTGTTCTGCTGTTTTCTCTTCCTATAGCGCATCGGCAACGATTCACATGGCCGACAATCTATCCCGCTCCTTTTTAAACTGCGATGATCCGGCCACTGTGGAAACCGCGGCACCGGCATATCTGTTGATGATCGACAGCCTGCTGATTGACCACCCGAATAATGAGTCCTTGCTGCTTGTGGCGGTCAAGCTGTATACGAGCTACACAACCGCATTTGTGAAAGACACGCAACGTGCCAAAAGCCTGAGTCAAAAAGGATTTGATTATGCGCTTCGTGCGGCGTGCAACCGGGACGTGAAGCTGTGCAAGGCGCGGGAAATGTCGTTTGATGGATACACTCAGGCCCTGTCCCAAATGACAAAGGCTGATTTACCGATACTCTATGCACTCGGCGCGGCCTGGGCGAATTATCTGGAGGCCCGCCAAGGCGATTGGCGGATGATTGCGCAAGTGCCGAGGGTTGAGGCGATCATGAAACGGGTGGTCGCGCTGAATGAGTTCTATGAAGACGGTGGGGCGCATCTGTATCTGGGCGTATTTGCGACCTTGGTGCCGCCGGCCTTGGGAGGGCGTCCAGAAATCGGAAAGGCACATTTCGAGCGCGCATTGGCGATATCCGGTAAAAAAAATTTGATGGCCTACGTTCTGTACGCCAGGCATTACGCAAAAATGCTGTTTAACCGATCGCTGCACGACCGGCTGCTAAACGAGGTGCTGTCTTCGAATCCCCGAATGGATGGCTATATATTGAGCAATATGGTTGCGCAGGCCGAAGCACGGGACTTGCTGGCGGCGGCGGATGGCTATTTTTAG
- a CDS encoding rhomboid family intramembrane serine protease, whose translation MAENQKRAILCPNCRKLVSADEVRCPYCGQAGPGAVWRNNPLMRGFQSSDQFVKVIIWANVGMFFISILFNLRQLQITLNPLSFLSPHSDILILLGATGTIPIDQLHRWWTLITANYLHGGLLHILFNMMAVRQLAPFIIREFGMHRMFIIYTLGGGIGFLISYMARVRLTIGASAALCALIGAALYYGKSRGGAYGQAVYRQVSGWVVGLFFFGLLVPGINNWGHGGGIVGGIALAYFFGYNEKRKETIGHKYLAVLLGVMTAATLAWAVVSGVYFRFAI comes from the coding sequence ATGGCTGAAAACCAAAAAAGAGCGATTCTCTGCCCGAACTGCCGCAAGTTGGTGAGCGCCGATGAGGTTCGATGTCCCTATTGCGGTCAAGCGGGCCCGGGCGCCGTTTGGCGGAATAACCCTCTGATGCGAGGATTTCAATCTTCGGATCAGTTTGTTAAAGTGATTATTTGGGCGAACGTGGGGATGTTTTTTATTTCGATCCTGTTTAATCTGCGACAATTGCAAATTACGTTGAATCCCTTAAGCTTTCTCTCGCCGCACAGTGATATTTTGATTCTTCTGGGGGCGACCGGCACTATTCCCATAGATCAACTTCACCGATGGTGGACGCTTATTACCGCTAATTATCTTCACGGCGGACTGCTCCATATTCTCTTCAACATGATGGCCGTTCGTCAGCTTGCGCCCTTTATCATTCGGGAGTTCGGCATGCATCGCATGTTTATTATTTACACGCTGGGAGGCGGGATAGGATTTTTGATTTCCTACATGGCGCGGGTGCGGCTGACGATCGGTGCTTCCGCCGCCCTTTGCGCCCTAATCGGCGCCGCTTTGTATTACGGCAAGAGCCGTGGTGGTGCTTATGGGCAGGCGGTATATCGCCAGGTTAGCGGCTGGGTGGTGGGTTTATTCTTCTTTGGCCTGCTGGTTCCCGGAATCAATAATTGGGGCCACGGTGGCGGTATTGTGGGGGGGATCGCGCTGGCCTATTTTTTCGGGTATAATGAAAAGCGAAAGGAAACCATTGGGCACAAATACCTGGCTGTTTTGTTAGGGGTGATGACGGCGGCGACGCTGGCCTGGGCCGTGGTGAGCGGCGTGTATTTCCGGTTCGCTATTTAA
- a CDS encoding PilZ domain-containing protein gives MIEFQTPADAGGKSTMDQLNEVIKQLSQAQQKYLLAAIKQWIKDDRDYPRIDYCTEVIYSDNQRIASGVTRNISATGMFIEPAGPFSVGREIIMTLEHPKSRKPVKVNGRITRKDKKGIGIKFEREITGILRQL, from the coding sequence ATGATCGAATTTCAAACGCCGGCGGACGCAGGCGGAAAGAGCACGATGGATCAACTGAACGAAGTGATCAAACAATTGTCCCAAGCGCAGCAGAAATATCTTCTCGCAGCCATCAAGCAATGGATAAAAGATGATCGGGATTACCCGAGAATCGATTATTGCACGGAAGTAATTTATTCGGACAATCAGCGCATAGCCTCCGGCGTGACCAGAAATATCAGCGCTACGGGAATGTTCATCGAACCGGCCGGACCTTTTTCGGTCGGCAGGGAAATCATTATGACACTGGAACATCCGAAAAGCCGCAAACCCGTCAAAGTGAACGGGAGAATCACAAGAAAGGATAAAAAAGGCATCGGCATCAAATTCGAACGGGAAATCACCGGCATTCTCCGACAACTGTAA
- a CDS encoding ATP-dependent DNA helicase encodes MKEKLQIAVRDLVAHTLRSGDLSSTFTGASRTLDAIRAHQKVQKSRPPGYEAELTVAHLLETDALLLEISGRIDGVYKGNAFTSTDSGSENFVLIEEIKTTTDDPGAYESSDQPLHWAQAKVYAYIYATANKLEQIDIQLTYYQLDTGRVAEIRRRFTLDDLSGFFHVLVEKYLAWAMQLVSWRRLRDNSIENLGFPFSGFRPGQREMAVAVFKTIRHKQQLLVQAPTGIGKTMAVLYPAIKALGSHLTEKLFYLTARTTARTVAEKAIVFLGQQGLRIKALTLTAKDKICFSPESACNAEECPYAKGHFDRVGDATVAIFTDHDQLTRKTVENVARAYRICPFEFSLDLTQFSDVIICDYNYAFDPRVYLRRFFAENGGTYTFLVDEAHNLVNRSREMFSAQILKQSLLDLRKRIQNDLPSIYKTLGQINTALVKIRKKCETSGSAFAEPNAPMTIAGLLAAFHFQTQRWLARNIATEFREKLLDVYLEVSAFLNILEGYDDCYVTCAEAMGKDLRLKLFCMDPARQMKAALARCQSVVFFSATLSPANYFKHLFGCGNEARFITLSSPFPSANFCLLMAPTVTTRYRRREESLTDLIHMINAIISGTPGNHLIFFPSYEYLTMARKAFSAAYPETELIVQAPGMSESDRNAFLERFSKDNTRPLAGFAVMGGIFGEGIDLEGERLSGAVIIGVGLPGISLENTLIRDYFNRLAGTGFEYASLYPGINRVLQAAGRVIRSETDRGAVLLMDERYATSQYRSLLPAHWHPIQVKNKNDIAMALASFWRASG; translated from the coding sequence TTGAAGGAAAAACTACAAATTGCCGTGCGTGACTTGGTGGCGCACACGCTGCGTTCCGGAGACCTGAGTTCGACCTTTACCGGTGCCAGCCGAACGCTTGACGCAATTCGCGCGCATCAGAAAGTTCAGAAATCCCGTCCCCCCGGTTATGAAGCGGAACTCACGGTTGCCCATCTTCTTGAAACCGATGCGCTGCTTCTTGAAATCAGCGGTCGCATCGATGGGGTTTACAAGGGCAATGCGTTCACCTCGACGGATAGCGGTTCCGAAAACTTCGTTCTGATCGAAGAGATCAAGACCACTACCGATGACCCGGGCGCGTATGAAAGCAGCGATCAGCCGCTGCACTGGGCGCAAGCCAAGGTTTATGCCTATATTTACGCCACCGCAAACAAGCTGGAACAAATCGACATTCAGCTCACGTATTATCAGCTCGACACCGGCCGCGTTGCGGAAATTCGGCGCCGGTTTACCCTTGACGATTTATCCGGCTTCTTTCACGTGCTGGTGGAAAAATATCTGGCATGGGCGATGCAATTGGTCTCCTGGCGCAGGCTGCGGGATAACAGCATCGAAAACCTCGGGTTTCCCTTTTCGGGGTTTCGCCCAGGGCAGCGGGAGATGGCGGTAGCGGTTTTCAAGACCATACGGCACAAACAGCAACTTCTGGTTCAGGCGCCAACCGGTATCGGCAAAACCATGGCCGTTCTTTATCCTGCCATCAAAGCGCTCGGCAGCCATTTGACTGAAAAGCTCTTCTATCTCACCGCGCGCACGACAGCCAGAACCGTGGCTGAAAAAGCGATCGTTTTTCTGGGACAACAGGGCCTGAGGATCAAAGCCCTGACACTGACCGCTAAAGATAAAATATGTTTCAGTCCGGAATCAGCGTGCAATGCAGAGGAATGTCCCTATGCCAAGGGGCATTTTGACCGGGTCGGCGATGCCACCGTCGCCATATTCACCGATCACGACCAGCTGACCCGGAAGACCGTCGAGAACGTTGCCCGAGCGTACCGGATCTGCCCCTTTGAATTTTCGCTTGATCTTACGCAGTTTTCGGATGTCATTATCTGCGATTATAATTATGCCTTTGATCCCCGAGTTTACTTGCGCCGGTTTTTCGCGGAAAACGGCGGCACCTACACCTTTCTCGTGGATGAAGCCCATAACCTGGTTAACCGCTCAAGAGAAATGTTTTCAGCACAAATTCTGAAACAATCCCTCCTTGATCTTAGAAAACGAATTCAAAACGACTTGCCGAGCATCTATAAAACACTCGGACAAATCAACACGGCGCTGGTCAAGATCAGAAAAAAATGCGAGACGTCTGGCAGCGCCTTTGCGGAACCAAACGCGCCCATGACAATTGCCGGGCTTTTGGCCGCCTTTCATTTCCAGACACAGCGCTGGCTGGCCCGGAACATTGCCACCGAATTTCGGGAAAAGCTGCTCGATGTTTACCTCGAGGTGAGCGCTTTTTTGAACATATTGGAAGGCTATGATGATTGCTATGTAACTTGCGCGGAGGCCATGGGAAAAGATCTTCGCCTGAAACTCTTTTGCATGGACCCCGCCCGGCAAATGAAAGCCGCACTTGCCCGCTGCCAATCCGTTGTTTTCTTCTCCGCCACCCTGAGTCCGGCTAATTACTTCAAACATCTGTTCGGGTGCGGCAATGAGGCCCGCTTCATAACACTTTCGTCCCCTTTCCCCAGCGCCAATTTCTGTCTTCTCATGGCGCCTACCGTTACGACGCGGTACCGGCGCCGGGAGGAAAGCCTAACTGACTTGATTCACATGATCAATGCGATCATATCCGGAACACCCGGCAATCATTTGATTTTTTTCCCTTCCTACGAGTACCTCACCATGGCCCGCAAGGCATTTTCCGCCGCCTACCCTGAAACCGAATTAATTGTTCAGGCACCCGGCATGAGCGAATCGGATCGAAATGCTTTTCTGGAAAGGTTTTCCAAAGACAATACCCGCCCATTGGCGGGCTTTGCGGTCATGGGCGGCATTTTTGGTGAAGGCATCGACCTGGAAGGCGAACGACTCTCCGGCGCGGTCATCATCGGGGTGGGACTTCCGGGCATCTCCCTGGAAAACACTTTGATCCGCGACTATTTTAATCGCCTGGCCGGCACCGGATTTGAATACGCCAGCCTTTATCCGGGCATTAACCGGGTGCTTCAGGCAGCGGGCAGGGTCATTCGATCCGAGACAGACCGTGGCGCCGTGCTGCTGATGGATGAACGCTATGCCACATCGCAATACCGTTCGCTCCTTCCCGCACATTGGCACCCGATTCAAGTAAAAAACAAAAATGATATTGCGATGGCTTTGGCGTCGTTCTGGCGCGCTTCAGGCTGA
- the map gene encoding type I methionyl aminopeptidase, translated as MKTHVEKIGRNDLCPCGSGLKYKKCCLGKKEIPLEVLKETYRHKYQIHFKSEKDIIGIRRAGKLVVETLAAVESIIRPGISTEEINTLVHEMTIKNHAIPAPLNYRGFPKSVCVSVNEVICHGIPGPRVLKDGDIVNVDVTPILDGYYADASRMFFVGTPGPDAQKIVRVAGESLIRGMAMVRPGNTIGDIGWAIQQYAEGEGCSVVREFVGHGLGTEFHEPPQIPHFGRRGHGLKLLPGMVFTIEPMINLGKKELFIEPDGWTAVTKDRSLSAQYEQTILVTESGYESLTPFEL; from the coding sequence ATGAAAACCCATGTGGAAAAAATCGGTCGAAACGACCTCTGCCCCTGCGGCAGTGGACTCAAATATAAAAAGTGTTGCCTTGGCAAAAAGGAAATTCCTTTGGAAGTCCTGAAGGAAACCTACCGTCACAAGTACCAGATTCATTTTAAGAGTGAAAAGGATATCATCGGCATTCGTCGGGCCGGAAAACTTGTGGTGGAAACGTTGGCAGCGGTTGAATCGATAATCAGGCCCGGCATTTCAACCGAGGAGATTAACACGCTGGTGCATGAAATGACCATCAAGAACCATGCGATTCCGGCGCCGCTGAATTACCGGGGATTCCCCAAAAGTGTCTGTGTGTCCGTCAATGAAGTGATCTGTCACGGGATTCCCGGGCCGCGCGTGTTGAAAGATGGGGATATCGTCAACGTGGATGTCACGCCTATTTTAGACGGCTATTATGCCGATGCCAGCCGAATGTTTTTTGTGGGAACCCCGGGGCCGGATGCGCAAAAAATTGTTCGGGTCGCCGGAGAGTCCCTGATTCGCGGCATGGCGATGGTGCGGCCCGGAAACACTATTGGGGACATCGGATGGGCGATTCAGCAGTATGCGGAGGGCGAGGGGTGTTCGGTCGTGAGGGAGTTTGTGGGGCATGGGTTGGGCACCGAGTTTCATGAGCCGCCCCAAATTCCACACTTCGGCCGCAGAGGGCACGGCCTGAAATTGCTTCCCGGGATGGTGTTCACCATCGAGCCGATGATCAACCTGGGGAAAAAGGAACTGTTTATTGAGCCGGACGGCTGGACGGCCGTTACCAAGGACCGATCCTTGTCCGCTCAATACGAGCAGACGATTTTGGTAACGGAAAGCGGCTATGAGAGCCTGACGCCGTTTGAACTGTGA
- a CDS encoding ATPase P: MIEIDIPGYKKLTLTHLVLDFNGTLACDGIMIPGVAERLNALSEKLKIVVLTADTFGKAAAELASVNCKLTILPLADQDKGKLAVVQQLGSEQTACIGNGRNDNLMLRAAGLGIAVILEEGVAQVTLASADVVCTGILSALDLLSHPLRLVATLRS, translated from the coding sequence ATGATAGAAATCGATATTCCCGGATACAAAAAATTGACATTGACCCACTTGGTTCTCGATTTCAACGGGACCCTGGCGTGTGACGGCATCATGATTCCGGGTGTGGCGGAGCGGCTAAACGCCTTGTCTGAGAAATTAAAGATCGTGGTACTCACCGCGGATACCTTCGGGAAGGCGGCCGCCGAGTTGGCGAGTGTGAATTGCAAGCTCACCATTTTGCCCCTGGCCGATCAGGACAAGGGAAAACTGGCGGTGGTGCAACAGCTTGGCAGTGAACAAACCGCCTGTATCGGCAATGGCCGAAATGACAACCTGATGCTCAGGGCCGCCGGGTTGGGCATTGCCGTTATTCTTGAAGAAGGCGTGGCTCAGGTGACGCTTGCTTCGGCTGACGTGGTATGCACCGGCATTCTATCCGCGCTGGATTTGTTAAGCCATCCGCTCCGGCTGGTTGCCACCTTGCGGTCTTAG
- the moaA gene encoding GTP 3',8-cyclase MoaA, translating to MNSTEEIPAQSKLIDRYGRCLSYIRISITDQCNLKCVYCDPFARTPKLNHEDILRYEEILRLVRIGANLGLSKVRVTGGEPLARKGVYDFLHQLCAIDALKDVSLTTNGVLLKDNIEKIKAAGIHRINISLDSLKRDKVKRITGYDVFNNVWDGIMAAHAMGFSPIKLNMVVIKGINDDELVDFAKLSLKYPFHIRFIEYMPIGNTAIRADQQLLADDMKRKLETVGPLAPIESNHLEGPAVRYRFQDAPGEIGLIRPISHHFCSTCNRLRLTAHGHLRVCLLSNLQLDIKTPMRQGLLDEALRGLFFKAVRLKPMHHSLGNDCSEHVAGQMSAIGG from the coding sequence ATGAATTCCACCGAAGAAATTCCAGCCCAGTCAAAATTGATAGACCGATATGGCAGGTGCTTAAGCTATATTCGCATTTCGATTACCGATCAGTGTAACTTAAAATGCGTGTACTGTGATCCGTTTGCAAGAACCCCCAAGCTCAACCATGAGGATATTCTGCGATATGAGGAAATCCTGCGCCTGGTTCGAATCGGCGCGAATCTGGGACTGTCCAAGGTCCGGGTGACCGGCGGAGAGCCGTTGGCGCGAAAAGGAGTCTATGATTTTTTGCACCAATTGTGCGCCATCGACGCATTAAAAGACGTCTCGCTCACCACCAACGGGGTGCTATTAAAGGACAATATCGAAAAAATAAAGGCCGCCGGCATTCATCGCATCAATATCAGCCTCGACAGCCTCAAACGGGATAAAGTCAAACGGATCACAGGATATGATGTTTTCAACAACGTCTGGGACGGCATCATGGCCGCTCATGCAATGGGCTTTTCCCCTATCAAGCTCAACATGGTGGTCATTAAAGGCATCAACGATGATGAACTCGTTGACTTTGCGAAACTATCACTAAAATACCCGTTTCACATTCGGTTCATCGAATACATGCCCATCGGCAACACCGCCATCCGCGCCGACCAACAACTGCTTGCGGATGACATGAAACGGAAGCTTGAGACCGTTGGCCCCTTGGCACCGATCGAAAGTAACCACCTCGAAGGCCCGGCCGTTCGATACCGGTTTCAAGACGCCCCGGGCGAAATCGGTCTGATACGTCCCATCAGCCATCATTTTTGCAGCACATGCAATCGGCTTCGGCTAACCGCTCACGGTCACCTTCGGGTTTGCCTGCTATCCAACCTGCAATTGGATATTAAGACTCCCATGCGGCAGGGCCTTTTGGATGAGGCGCTAAGAGGGCTCTTTTTCAAAGCGGTTCGCCTGAAGCCCATGCATCACTCGCTGGGAAATGATTGCTCAGAGCATGTGGCTGGACAGATGTCTGCGATTGGCGGGTAG
- a CDS encoding ATP-binding protein, translating to MLRLLKFFPLAVFLLLGGIAVLLWQEQNDHRRELIFRHTASSAEQIQIRMEGLMQARMASLELLASRWVERVPPDFSRNRFLDFAENFYTYYPGFMGINWADSAGVIRWVYPLESNRGVILKNIREQIDSQRPVTFQGIRENFKYTVTPCGELWRGGIGFDTFWPLIHNGKLQGYLNGVFEVKRIAEICFAQNLLADFCARIYEADRLIFTNEDTTDRHSNKNPVNVFREIRFPGKVWRLELIPTAAIYAPGVIENLPLLVFGFAVSFGISLLLHFLLLRMQLYRQARNLALRVVTERELAEKALRDNEKKLEALLAELSAKNEELETFVFTVSHDLKTPVVTIEGFIGALREDFGEMIPADGGKYLQYISDASHKIGLLINDLLELSRIGRISEAKTTFPFSEIVGEALKSLQYQIEQRGIRITIEKNLPLVHGEKKRLVQVLENLLSNAVKYIGNDNPAPCIEIGVTAWQGGPAFFVRDNGIGIDNMFFDKIFGIFQRLPEAVNTGAGTGVGLTIIKRIVERHGGRVWLESEVGKGTTFYFTLNPKET from the coding sequence ATGCTCAGACTCTTAAAATTTTTTCCTCTGGCCGTGTTTCTGCTTTTGGGCGGCATTGCCGTGTTGTTGTGGCAAGAACAAAATGATCATCGCCGCGAGCTTATTTTCAGGCACACGGCGTCTTCCGCCGAGCAGATTCAAATTCGGATGGAGGGTCTGATGCAAGCACGCATGGCTTCCCTTGAATTGTTGGCTTCCCGATGGGTAGAACGGGTTCCGCCCGACTTTAGCCGGAATCGTTTTCTGGATTTTGCTGAAAATTTTTACACCTATTATCCCGGTTTCATGGGGATCAACTGGGCCGATTCTGCAGGCGTGATTCGATGGGTCTACCCCCTGGAAAGCAACCGGGGGGTTATCCTTAAAAATATTCGTGAGCAAATCGATTCTCAACGGCCCGTCACATTTCAAGGTATCCGGGAAAATTTTAAGTACACCGTTACCCCGTGCGGCGAGCTGTGGCGGGGAGGGATCGGTTTTGATACATTCTGGCCGCTGATTCATAACGGAAAGCTGCAAGGCTATCTGAACGGCGTATTCGAGGTGAAACGTATTGCGGAAATTTGTTTTGCTCAGAACCTATTGGCTGATTTTTGCGCACGGATTTACGAAGCCGATCGATTGATTTTCACCAATGAAGACACTACCGACCGGCATTCGAACAAAAATCCGGTGAATGTATTCCGGGAAATCCGTTTTCCAGGAAAAGTCTGGCGATTGGAGTTGATTCCAACGGCTGCCATTTATGCACCGGGGGTGATTGAAAATCTTCCGCTGCTGGTGTTCGGTTTTGCGGTTTCTTTCGGAATTTCACTGTTGCTGCATTTTTTGTTGCTTCGAATGCAACTGTACCGGCAGGCTAGAAATCTGGCGCTTCGTGTGGTTACCGAACGAGAATTGGCCGAAAAAGCATTGCGGGATAATGAGAAAAAGTTAGAAGCGCTGCTTGCCGAATTGTCCGCCAAGAACGAAGAGCTTGAGACGTTTGTGTTCACGGTTTCACACGATTTAAAAACGCCGGTTGTTACCATTGAGGGCTTTATTGGTGCGTTGCGGGAGGATTTTGGAGAGATGATTCCAGCGGACGGCGGGAAATATCTTCAATACATCAGCGATGCATCCCATAAGATAGGCCTTTTGATCAACGATTTGCTGGAGCTTTCGCGCATCGGGCGGATCTCGGAGGCCAAAACGACGTTCCCTTTCTCGGAGATAGTCGGGGAAGCCCTCAAGTCACTGCAGTACCAGATTGAGCAACGAGGTATTCGGATAACGATTGAAAAAAATCTTCCCTTGGTTCATGGTGAGAAAAAACGGCTGGTGCAGGTCTTGGAGAACCTCTTGTCCAATGCGGTGAAGTACATCGGGAACGATAATCCAGCGCCGTGTATCGAGATCGGGGTGACGGCGTGGCAGGGCGGTCCGGCGTTTTTTGTCCGCGATAACGGCATTGGTATAGATAACATGTTTTTTGATAAAATTTTTGGAATCTTTCAGCGCTTGCCGGAAGCGGTCAATACCGGCGCCGGCACCGGTGTGGGGCTGACCATCATCAAGCGGATTGTTGAACGTCACGGCGGTAGGGTCTGGCTTGAATCCGAGGTTGGCAAGGGCACCACGTTTTATTTCACACTGAATCCTAAGGAGACTTGA
- a CDS encoding response regulator, with translation MKYEPASILLVEDEPAHAELTQRAIRKAGNANRIDVVSHGEEALDFLLNRNKYSDKGAYPLPGLILLDIKLPGIDGIEVLKRIKSDANLKRIPVIMLTTSEREADVARSYDHYANSYLTKPVGFVEFEEKIRKIDFYWMILNRPPVLEE, from the coding sequence ATGAAATACGAACCCGCAAGTATTTTGCTTGTCGAAGATGAACCGGCGCATGCGGAGCTGACCCAACGCGCCATCCGAAAGGCAGGAAATGCCAACCGGATCGATGTGGTTTCCCATGGCGAGGAGGCGCTTGATTTTCTATTAAACCGGAATAAATATTCGGATAAAGGCGCTTATCCTCTGCCGGGACTTATTTTGCTGGACATCAAGCTTCCCGGCATCGATGGCATCGAGGTGCTGAAAAGAATCAAGAGCGATGCGAACCTGAAACGAATACCGGTGATCATGCTTACCACTTCGGAGCGAGAGGCGGATGTCGCCCGGTCCTATGACCATTACGCCAACAGCTACCTTACCAAACCGGTGGGATTTGTGGAGTTTGAGGAAAAAATCCGAAAAATTGATTTTTATTGGATGATTCTGAATAGACCGCCCGTATTGGAAGAATAA
- a CDS encoding response regulator, translating into MKLESFTIAIIEDETPHFNLMHRAIVREFPHAVVHHFLDGNSYLNRPADFIPDLIISDYLTPGMDGIELLSVLNQNADNIPVIITTGQGNEMIAVKAMKLGAKDYLVKSGTFFNLLPSVVAKVIRENKLAESLRESERRRRELASQLLAAQENERRRISLEIHDEIAQSLSALKLRFSMLANRLRKDQRQLQGEFNATLNLIDKIIEDTRRLSRDLSPSIIQGLKLSGSIRWMVHDFNQQTQIPVSLNMVDIDELFGKEDQIVIYRIFQEALSNIRKHAQANQVSVTVTHDDGHIVIRIVDDGRGFDVAETLNRHVTQRGLGLAALDERARMLDGSLTISSQKGKGTCIIVTVPIRTAVPEFPPLKVAPPAAAQKSK; encoded by the coding sequence TTGAAGCTAGAATCGTTCACAATCGCTATCATTGAAGACGAAACGCCTCATTTCAACCTTATGCATCGTGCCATTGTCAGGGAATTCCCACACGCTGTCGTGCATCATTTTCTGGACGGCAACAGTTATCTGAACAGACCCGCCGACTTTATTCCCGATCTGATTATCAGCGATTATCTGACGCCGGGAATGGACGGCATTGAGCTGTTGTCCGTTTTAAATCAAAACGCGGATAATATTCCGGTGATTATCACCACTGGTCAGGGAAACGAGATGATTGCCGTAAAGGCGATGAAATTGGGGGCAAAAGATTACCTGGTCAAGTCTGGGACTTTTTTTAACCTGCTGCCCAGTGTGGTCGCCAAGGTGATACGGGAAAATAAACTGGCCGAATCGCTGCGCGAATCAGAAAGACGCCGGCGGGAGTTGGCCTCCCAACTCCTGGCGGCTCAGGAAAATGAGCGCCGACGGATTTCATTGGAAATTCACGACGAAATTGCCCAGAGCCTTTCCGCGCTCAAGCTTCGTTTCAGCATGCTTGCAAACAGGCTGCGCAAAGATCAGCGGCAACTGCAAGGCGAGTTTAACGCCACTTTGAACCTCATCGACAAGATCATTGAGGACACGCGCCGGCTTTCGCGGGATTTGAGTCCTTCCATTATTCAGGGCCTGAAGCTTTCCGGATCGATTCGATGGATGGTTCATGATTTCAATCAACAAACGCAAATTCCCGTTTCGCTGAATATGGTGGACATCGATGAGCTGTTCGGGAAGGAAGATCAGATTGTCATTTACCGGATTTTTCAGGAGGCGCTGAGCAATATTCGCAAGCATGCTCAGGCGAACCAGGTATCGGTGACCGTCACGCACGATGACGGTCATATCGTTATTCGGATAGTGGATGACGGCAGGGGATTTGATGTGGCTGAAACATTGAACCGTCATGTGACCCAACGGGGCTTGGGCCTGGCCGCCCTGGATGAACGGGCTCGAATGTTGGACGGCTCTCTGACGATAAGCTCACAAAAGGGCAAGGGCACTTGTATTATCGTGACGGTGCCCATTCGGACGGCGGTTCCCGAATTCCCTCCGTTAAAAGTGGCACCGCCCGCCGCTGCGCAAAAATCAAAATGA